Part of the Lucilia cuprina isolate Lc7/37 chromosome 5, ASM2204524v1, whole genome shotgun sequence genome is shown below.
atcatctTTTAATCCTTAAAGTTAATaggaatttagaaaatttacttattatgtactatgaactagaactgaactagaactgaaccagaactgaactagaactgaactagaactgaactagaactgaactagaactgaactagaactgaactagaactgaactagaactgaactagaactgaactagaactgaactagaactgaactagaactgaactagaactaaactagaactgaactagaactgaactagaactgaactagaactgaactagatctgaactagaactgaactaaaactgaactagaactgaactatactagaactgaactatactagaactgaactaaactagaactgaactagaactgaactagaactgacctagaactgaactagacctgaattagaactgaactagaactgaaatagaactgaactagaactgaactagaaacaaactagaactgaactaaaactgacctagaactgacctagaactgaactaaaactgacctagaactgaactatatatattatatatggaACATACTAAGTAAATTTTcgcataaaaaaaaaatattgaaaatgtgtTTCCTTTATTaggagaaaattatttaataatatgtaattCATTTTCGTTTACTTAACAATAATTCAACTAACACATTTGGCTGCATATGTAAGGCATCTTTTGCTACAGCATTGTTCTGAATAATAACATCTTCCTCCAATCGGTGTACATGTTtgattctacaaaaaaaaaataaaataaaattatatatatatttagtaatcaatttttttaaaaatatatgtacatttattatatatttacttcAATTTCGTTATACGTTTCAACATTTTCCAATATTGGGTTAGCTGGAGCGATAGGAATAAAGGCGGCCAATATCGCAACAATAaggaaaatcaaaatataaaatttcattttaaaacctttaacaaaatacgaatattttaataatgataTTAACAGCAATGAAGTATTTATATTACtgtatgcaaatttttattttggcactaaatttatatacaaaatagtttttttttattcttaagcTTTTAGCAACTAATTAGAAAACGCTATCTGCAGATGGTTAACAATGTTGTTAACTTATAGTTTACAAActttttgcaattaaatttaaagttttaaacatattattttttaatttttgtgcaaTTGTCTTTTGAGTTTCAACTTTACTACACGGAAAACAATCCATTTCTAATATCTAAGAAACATTTCGTACcacgaaatttgaaaaaaaaaattatttatgaaaaaattatattaattaaattgtaaaatgtacATTTAGAATAGACATTTTTTCAGGAATATTTCTTTCGTGCAGcttatggattattttcagtgtaaaaatttcatcacatgcattttgtttcaaaataattataattgtcgTGAACATTCAACAGATAAGCCAttcgaaatatttattaaaaataaataactatttaaataattttactttaaaaaataaattaaacaattttgtaaatatttttaatatgtgtTTCATGTCAAATAACTCATTTAGGAAATTTAAGTACTTATTATgtacttaacatttttttaatacctAAAACAAAGTAGATGCGTCTTTACTTCATtttaaatacaagtaaaataaaTAGTCTCAAGCTATACtaaatttctttctatttttttgatTCGATCTTTAAACATAAGTTGGTTTAcgatttgttttacttttaaaagaactgaactagaacttaactaacactgaactagaacttaactaacactgaactagaacttaactaacactgaactagaactgaactagaactgaactagaactgaactagaactgaactagaactgaactagaactgaactagaactgaactagaactgaactagaactgaactagaactgaactagaactgaactagaactgaactagaactgaactagaactgaactagaactgaactagaactgaactagaactgaactagaactgaactagaactgaactagaactgaactagaactgaactagaactgaactagaactgaactagaactgaactagaactgaactagaactgtactagaactgaactaaaactgaactagaactgtcgGTGGCATTCCTTATTGGCGAAAATTAAGGTTGACATATTTTTAATCGATATAATGTGCAATTTatctagattttatttaaaaataattcaaaaatttacgTTGTACACTTGTGGGCATAAAAGTGACAACGTTTGCCACAGCATTCATCGGAATAAAAACAGGGTCCTCCTATAGCTTGACATTCTTTTGGTGGATTCACTAAAGGattctaaaaaaattcaaattactaaactaaattgttttttattaataataaaagtacattttttaccTTTATATCAATTTCATTATTACTTTGAATATTTTCCAATATTGGGCTGGCAGCAGCGAAATGCGTAAGGGAGGCCATTAACGCAATaataaggaaaataaatatacaaaatttcattttaaattctttaacgaTTTGactgatgatgttgatgactgATGGCAGTTTAATGTCACTCTGCGcaaattgtattttgttataaaatttatataaaataatgttctATATTTAAGCATTTAAGAGCGagtaaacaattatattttctgcAGGTCGTTGTcgatattgtttttgttttgtttcttttttttcagttttaaactttttatctttaaattcaaaaacaaatttattttttatttacgcaGTAATTgtggtaaataaatattattatgcaaatttcatcgctgctattatgttgcaaaataattaaaattattttacaaacaatttttaatgtttttaggttgaGGTTTTCGTTTATACAGCGATAACGCattcgaaatatttaaaaacaaatatttaaataaattatttaaaacaatataaataatttataaatattaagtaaatgttAATGAAAGTGTTTtggaaacaaatatttttttaacatttaagtgaaaaataatttttttttggtccCTCTGGGGGGGAACTCGCTTCCCTTTTTCTTCATTTCCTTCttgtaaataaaacacattttcatatttttttatatttgatttaaatttttattttcaactctcgttttttttatcttctttttttgtaagttttactagatttttttttcgtattaatcttaattatctttttttataattattttttttttgtttttttctaaagttaaatattaattattacgacaacaacaataatattattattaataatgtgtataATTCAAATATCtgtaattgttgttaatttgatttaaatattggGGCATTTTTCTTCttggattattattattattatttcaaagatttgtttttttttttttaaataaaaataaattgaatttaacaaaaagttattgatggaaaaaaaaattag
Proteins encoded:
- the LOC111681141 gene encoding U-Asilidin(1)-Dg12 — its product is MNAVANVVTFMPTSVQRFKMKFYILIFLIVAILAAFIPIAPANPILENVETYNEIENQTCTPIGGRCYYSEQCCSKRCLTYAAKCVS